The following coding sequences are from one Kushneria phosphatilytica window:
- the rpmI gene encoding 50S ribosomal protein L35 yields MPKIKSNSGAAKRFRRTANGFKHKQSYRSHILTKKSTKRKRHLRGMKQIHEADRQLINRMLPYI; encoded by the coding sequence ATGCCGAAAATCAAGAGCAACAGTGGTGCGGCCAAGCGTTTCCGTCGCACTGCCAATGGCTTCAAACACAAGCAGTCATATCGAAGCCATATCCTGACCAAAAAATCCACCAAACGTAAGCGTCATCTGCGCGGCATGAAGCAGATTCATGAAGCCGATCGGCAGCTGATCAATCGTATGCTGCCTTATATCTGA
- the infC gene encoding translation initiation factor IF-3 encodes MKRNNQRGRPQDKRAPINDRIRADEVRLIDNEGEQLGVVSLEDALNRAAEADLDLVQISNADPIVCKIMDYGKYLFEQKKQKAAQKKKQKQIQVKEVKFRPGTDEGDYQVKMKNLIRFLEDGDKGKVTLRFRGREMAHQEIGRRLMERIENDLQELATVESRPKMEGRQMIMMLAPRKK; translated from the coding sequence ATCAAGCGTAATAATCAGCGTGGACGGCCCCAGGACAAACGGGCCCCGATCAATGACCGTATTCGCGCCGACGAGGTTCGGCTCATCGATAATGAAGGTGAGCAGCTGGGCGTCGTATCTCTTGAAGATGCCCTGAATCGGGCAGCTGAGGCAGATCTGGATCTTGTTCAGATCTCCAACGCCGATCCGATCGTCTGCAAGATCATGGATTACGGTAAGTACCTTTTCGAGCAGAAAAAACAGAAGGCTGCTCAGAAGAAGAAGCAAAAACAAATTCAGGTCAAGGAAGTCAAATTCCGGCCTGGCACAGATGAGGGCGATTATCAGGTCAAGATGAAAAACCTGATTCGCTTTCTCGAGGACGGTGACAAGGGCAAGGTCACGCTGCGTTTTCGCGGTCGTGAAATGGCCCACCAGGAAATCGGTCGCCGGCTTATGGAGCGCATTGAAAATGATCTCCAGGAGCTGGCTACCGTGGAGTCCCGTCCGAAAATGGAGGGCCGTCAGATGATCATGATGCTGGCCCCTCGGAAAAAGTGA
- the thrS gene encoding threonine--tRNA ligase, giving the protein MPVISLPDGSQRQFDHPVSIMEIAQSIGTGLAKAAVAGRVDGVLVDTADTLSQDASVEIVTVREDDGLDIVRHSCAHLLGHAVKQLYPEAKMAIGPVIEDGFYYDIDFGHSVTPDDLEKIEARMKELIDQDYEVRREYVDRDQALATFSERNEPYKQEIVRDIPPGETIRLYHHQEYIDMCRGPHVPNTRHLKVFRLMKLAGAYWRGDSERPMLTRIYGTAWADKKQLNAYIRRIEEAEKRDHRKLARKLDLFHTQEEAPGMVFWHPLGWTLWQVIEQYMRGVYRAGGYQEIRCPQVMDVSLWKKSGHWDNYAENMFFTESEKREYALKPMNCPGHVQVFNSGLRSYRELPVRYGEFGGCHRNEPSGALHGIMRVRAFTQDDGHVFCTEEQVEPEVTAFHQQALKVYSDFGFHDIAVKIALRPEKRLGEDAEWDRAEQALRGALASHDVEWEELPGEGAFYGPKIEYHMKDCLGREWQVGTMQVDFMMPSRLGAQYVAEDGSRHTPVMLHRAIVGSMERFIGILIEHYAGAMPPWLAPVQAMVMTITDAQAEYAASLTEQLQQAGLRVKSDLRNEKIGFKIREHTLQKIPYLLVVGDKEIESGSVAVRTRSGEDLGSMPVPALIERLTAETG; this is encoded by the coding sequence ATGCCCGTCATTTCGCTACCCGACGGTAGTCAACGTCAATTCGATCATCCTGTTTCCATTATGGAAATTGCACAATCCATCGGGACTGGACTCGCAAAGGCTGCAGTAGCCGGACGGGTCGATGGAGTGTTGGTGGATACGGCCGATACACTCAGTCAGGATGCTTCGGTTGAAATAGTCACTGTTCGCGAAGACGATGGTTTGGATATCGTGCGTCATTCCTGTGCGCATTTGCTCGGACATGCTGTCAAGCAACTTTATCCGGAAGCCAAAATGGCTATTGGCCCGGTTATTGAAGATGGGTTCTATTACGATATCGATTTCGGTCATTCCGTGACCCCGGATGATCTCGAAAAGATTGAAGCTCGCATGAAAGAGCTTATTGACCAGGACTATGAAGTTCGACGTGAGTACGTTGATCGTGATCAGGCACTGGCGACCTTTAGCGAGCGCAATGAGCCGTATAAGCAGGAGATTGTGCGCGATATCCCGCCGGGCGAAACCATTCGGCTTTATCATCATCAGGAATACATTGATATGTGTCGGGGGCCTCATGTGCCGAATACCCGCCATCTCAAGGTCTTTCGTCTGATGAAACTGGCTGGTGCCTATTGGCGTGGTGATTCCGAGCGTCCCATGCTGACTCGTATTTATGGCACGGCCTGGGCGGATAAAAAGCAATTGAACGCCTACATCCGTCGTATTGAAGAAGCCGAGAAACGAGATCATAGAAAGCTGGCACGCAAGCTCGACCTCTTCCATACGCAGGAAGAAGCGCCCGGCATGGTGTTCTGGCATCCACTCGGCTGGACGCTTTGGCAGGTAATCGAACAGTACATGCGGGGTGTCTATAGAGCTGGTGGCTACCAGGAGATCCGTTGTCCGCAGGTCATGGATGTTTCTCTATGGAAAAAGTCCGGACACTGGGATAACTATGCCGAGAACATGTTTTTCACGGAATCGGAGAAGCGGGAATATGCGCTCAAGCCGATGAATTGTCCGGGCCATGTTCAGGTGTTCAATTCAGGTCTGCGCAGTTATCGCGAACTGCCGGTGCGCTATGGTGAGTTCGGTGGTTGCCATCGCAATGAGCCTTCGGGTGCGCTTCATGGCATCATGCGGGTGCGTGCCTTTACCCAGGATGATGGTCATGTCTTCTGCACAGAAGAGCAGGTGGAGCCGGAGGTTACCGCTTTTCACCAGCAGGCACTGAAGGTCTATAGTGACTTCGGGTTCCATGATATCGCGGTCAAGATTGCCTTGAGGCCCGAAAAACGGCTGGGTGAAGATGCCGAATGGGATCGTGCCGAGCAGGCTCTGCGTGGCGCTTTGGCCAGTCATGATGTCGAATGGGAAGAGCTGCCAGGCGAAGGCGCTTTTTACGGCCCCAAGATCGAATATCACATGAAGGATTGTCTGGGCCGTGAATGGCAGGTGGGCACCATGCAGGTGGATTTCATGATGCCTTCCCGCTTGGGCGCCCAGTACGTGGCAGAAGATGGCAGTCGACATACTCCGGTTATGCTGCATCGTGCTATTGTTGGCTCCATGGAGCGCTTTATTGGTATCCTGATTGAGCATTATGCCGGGGCGATGCCACCTTGGCTTGCGCCGGTTCAGGCCATGGTCATGACCATCACGGATGCCCAGGCCGAGTATGCCGCAAGTCTGACTGAACAGCTGCAACAGGCTGGACTACGTGTCAAGTCGGACTTGAGGAACGAAAAAATCGGTTTTAAAATCCGTGAACATACCCTGCAGAAAATTCCTTATCTGCTGGTGGTCGGAGATAAGGAAATTGAAAGCGGCAGCGTTGCCGTCCGGACGCGGTCGGGTGAAGATCTGGGATCGATGCCTGTCCCCGCACTGATTGAGCGGCTGACCGCGGAGACCGGGTGA
- a CDS encoding OmpA family protein, translated as MNKSATGLLLGSALVLGLSGCASSGSQSSMSSSSNNDAWYSSPFVCGLAGGLIGGGIGYGVSGHDDEETGSAVGGVAGATAGALLCSNNEPEVLDSDNDGVPDDRDQCPGTPAGVAVDAQGCPLDSDGDGVPDYQDQCPGTPAGVEVNAQGCPLDSDGDGVPDYQDQCPNTPAGAKVNALGCVANLVLKNVNFKFDSAELTSNAQQILDGVAQKLNANESVRVKLKGYTDSIGTEAYNKDLSQRRADSVKQYLVSQGVSTDRIETQGYGESNPVATNSTAEGRAQNRRTEVEPLGDAGQTMDRTQNNSSM; from the coding sequence ATGAACAAATCTGCAACTGGCTTACTGCTGGGATCTGCGCTGGTGCTGGGCCTCTCCGGCTGTGCCAGTTCCGGTTCACAGTCTTCCATGTCGAGCAGCAGTAATAACGACGCCTGGTATTCTTCGCCTTTCGTCTGCGGCCTGGCCGGTGGTCTGATCGGTGGTGGTATCGGCTACGGCGTCAGCGGACATGACGATGAAGAGACCGGTAGTGCCGTGGGTGGTGTTGCTGGTGCAACGGCAGGCGCTCTGTTGTGCTCCAACAACGAACCTGAAGTGCTGGATTCCGACAACGACGGCGTACCGGATGATCGCGACCAGTGCCCGGGTACCCCGGCTGGCGTTGCTGTCGATGCGCAGGGTTGCCCGCTGGACAGCGACGGTGACGGCGTGCCGGACTATCAGGACCAGTGCCCGGGAACTCCGGCAGGCGTTGAAGTCAACGCACAGGGTTGCCCGCTGGACAGCGACGGTGACGGCGTACCGGACTATCAGGACCAGTGTCCGAATACCCCGGCTGGCGCCAAGGTCAACGCGCTGGGCTGTGTTGCCAACCTGGTGCTGAAAAACGTCAACTTCAAGTTTGACTCCGCCGAGCTGACTTCCAATGCTCAGCAGATCCTTGATGGCGTTGCTCAGAAGCTGAACGCTAACGAGTCTGTTCGCGTCAAGCTGAAAGGCTACACCGATTCCATCGGCACTGAAGCCTACAACAAGGATCTGTCGCAGCGTCGCGCCGATTCGGTCAAGCAGTACCTGGTCAGCCAGGGAGTGAGCACTGACCGTATCGAAACCCAGGGTTATGGCGAGTCCAACCCGGTTGCGACCAACAGCACTGCTGAAGGCCGTGCACAAAACCGTCGTACGGAAGTTGAACCGCTGGGTGATGCTGGTCAGACAATGGACCGTACCCAGAATAACAGTTCCATGTAA
- a CDS encoding DUF2489 domain-containing protein, which produces MSMALSLSLLLLAILIVFALAVYALRLRREVVRRREAYRREQRQARDNCLKNLDIIGRAVLADQVDLVEGCIRISVMLDLLGREFDPQGAFVIFDRIRRRTDHLHRHEARRKLTPAERMHEDKDRLHIAAEEREAVHERVEQLLGYARNFAAR; this is translated from the coding sequence ATGTCAATGGCCTTGAGTTTATCGCTATTGTTGCTGGCGATACTGATTGTATTCGCTTTGGCTGTTTATGCCTTGCGACTGCGCCGTGAAGTGGTCAGACGCCGAGAGGCTTACCGAAGAGAGCAACGTCAGGCGCGTGATAATTGCCTGAAGAACCTGGATATTATTGGTCGGGCCGTACTGGCGGATCAGGTCGATCTTGTTGAGGGGTGTATCCGCATCAGTGTCATGCTGGATCTATTGGGTCGGGAGTTCGATCCGCAGGGGGCATTTGTTATCTTCGATCGCATTCGCCGACGAACGGATCATCTTCATAGACATGAGGCACGCAGGAAACTGACTCCCGCTGAACGCATGCATGAGGATAAGGATCGCTTGCATATTGCAGCCGAAGAACGCGAAGCCGTTCATGAAAGGGTCGAGCAGTTGTTGGGCTACGCCAGGAATTTTGCTGCCAGGTAA
- a CDS encoding glycosyltransferase, whose amino-acid sequence MTQRIVLVVRTLRVGGIERVTVNLANTLNRLGHEVHVLVLKGGRELVPDPGVVVHEQDFDKAFRRTGVGLFYDLITRLVFKPLIKESGFIWRGWYGGHYLKRFIARLEHQYGQVDRIIIRGQGAYETVWSWRDPRLWQVSVAWPGSTNGGLRRRWLLRHLFEDKQIICNSSGVMNRLQMLLTHHGIHPKRWARIMNPCDIEAIREMADAPVELPERPFIVHVARLSKVKRQALLIRAYHAANIAEDLVIVGDGPLLESLKALITELGLEQRVHLVGHQLNPYPWMKHARLFVLSSSSEGLGMVLVESLICGTPCTAINAPGGIADVLVEDQARLLTDDTTEALAEGIREGLRHPPEIRSEWIERFRDTRIATAFLELPTHDESTTPS is encoded by the coding sequence ATGACCCAGCGAATTGTGCTGGTGGTTCGTACTCTGCGTGTTGGAGGTATTGAGCGTGTCACGGTCAATCTGGCCAATACGCTCAATCGGCTCGGGCATGAAGTCCATGTGCTTGTGTTAAAGGGGGGACGCGAGCTTGTCCCCGACCCGGGTGTCGTCGTTCATGAGCAGGATTTTGACAAGGCTTTTCGCCGAACGGGCGTCGGACTTTTTTACGATCTGATAACACGCCTGGTGTTTAAACCCTTGATAAAGGAATCCGGTTTCATCTGGCGAGGCTGGTACGGTGGCCACTATCTGAAGCGCTTTATCGCCCGTCTGGAACACCAGTATGGTCAGGTAGATCGGATCATCATACGCGGCCAGGGCGCCTACGAAACCGTCTGGTCGTGGCGTGATCCACGACTCTGGCAGGTCAGTGTTGCCTGGCCCGGCAGCACTAATGGAGGCCTCCGGCGAAGGTGGTTATTAAGACATCTGTTTGAAGACAAGCAAATCATATGCAACTCCAGCGGCGTCATGAATCGGCTGCAGATGCTGTTGACTCATCATGGTATTCACCCGAAGCGCTGGGCCCGAATCATGAACCCCTGCGACATCGAAGCCATTCGCGAAATGGCCGACGCCCCCGTCGAGCTGCCCGAGCGTCCTTTTATTGTACATGTCGCCCGCCTGTCAAAAGTCAAAAGGCAGGCATTGTTGATTCGCGCTTACCATGCAGCAAACATCGCAGAGGATCTGGTGATCGTGGGCGATGGCCCCCTTCTCGAGTCACTGAAAGCGCTCATCACTGAACTCGGTCTTGAGCAACGCGTTCACTTGGTCGGCCACCAGCTCAACCCCTACCCATGGATGAAACATGCTCGTCTTTTTGTGCTGAGCTCCAGTAGTGAAGGACTAGGCATGGTGTTGGTAGAAAGCCTCATTTGTGGCACGCCATGTACTGCCATTAACGCACCGGGCGGGATCGCCGATGTGCTGGTGGAAGATCAGGCCCGTTTGCTGACTGACGATACCACTGAAGCTCTGGCCGAAGGTATTCGGGAAGGATTACGTCATCCACCCGAGATTCGAAGCGAGTGGATTGAGCGCTTTCGCGATACCCGAATTGCTACTGCCTTTCTTGAACTTCCCACCCATGACGAGTCAACAACCCCCTCATGA
- a CDS encoding PIG-L deacetylase family protein: MSERYAELRDYNYPLQPDITYRVGLRNNQLFSSENSTLNLSGAFSWLLPLHIRTTALGRWREPSVEVRIDGQPYGRQYFEPGANGRRFLDLGQPGNTSALPELIAHDCQLNVSEPLMGWRLPQLADGPLLILAPHPDDAEIAAYGLYRHFHEQVWIITLTPGERLPRLDRQYLQGLDDDLSKATRRKGELRSWNAATTPMLAGVPIQQHVMLGHFNRHLNEMLATPEHSFSHPVVAGLTPDHFRCHNQLSLPTDSRAACRGYDLMEELEFLLGHIQPTTIVLPDPLLDPHPDHIATGHALRHAISRQGTAPQRLLSYTNHLRGTTLFPYGPAGARTSLPPANLVDQPAGGYFSFSLSPELQREKTTALMTMSDLQAPVSLERQLKRRLKDRLLHQHWRDPARHAYFRTAIKHNEVFRLFGRIEELVPEHQKV; encoded by the coding sequence ATGAGTGAACGCTACGCAGAATTGCGTGATTATAACTATCCGCTTCAGCCGGATATCACATACCGTGTCGGGCTCAGGAACAACCAATTGTTCTCTTCCGAGAACAGCACGTTGAACCTTTCTGGCGCCTTCAGCTGGCTATTACCCCTTCATATCCGGACGACGGCGCTGGGAAGATGGCGTGAGCCCAGCGTAGAAGTTCGAATAGATGGCCAACCATATGGACGGCAGTATTTCGAACCCGGTGCGAATGGCAGACGTTTTCTCGATCTCGGTCAACCGGGTAATACCAGTGCACTCCCTGAGCTGATCGCGCACGACTGCCAATTGAATGTATCGGAACCACTCATGGGCTGGCGTCTACCCCAACTGGCAGATGGTCCATTACTGATCCTTGCACCACATCCCGATGATGCCGAGATAGCAGCCTATGGATTATATCGGCACTTTCATGAGCAGGTATGGATCATCACCCTGACCCCCGGCGAACGCTTGCCTCGTCTTGATCGCCAGTATCTGCAAGGCCTTGACGATGACCTCTCGAAGGCCACCCGCCGCAAGGGTGAATTACGCAGCTGGAATGCAGCAACAACCCCCATGCTGGCCGGCGTTCCTATACAACAGCATGTCATGCTCGGACATTTCAATCGTCACCTGAATGAGATGCTGGCCACGCCTGAACATTCCTTTTCCCATCCGGTCGTTGCTGGACTGACGCCAGATCACTTTCGCTGCCACAACCAACTCTCCCTGCCTACCGATTCACGGGCAGCATGCCGAGGATATGATCTAATGGAAGAGCTGGAGTTTCTTCTTGGCCACATTCAGCCCACAACCATTGTGCTACCCGATCCTCTGCTTGATCCCCATCCGGATCATATCGCGACCGGTCATGCGCTGCGGCATGCCATCAGTCGACAAGGAACAGCACCACAACGTTTGCTGAGCTATACCAATCATTTACGAGGAACAACGCTATTTCCTTATGGCCCGGCAGGTGCCCGCACCAGCCTCCCCCCGGCAAACCTCGTTGATCAGCCGGCCGGGGGCTACTTCAGCTTTTCACTCTCGCCGGAGCTGCAACGGGAAAAAACGACAGCGCTGATGACAATGAGCGACCTCCAGGCACCGGTCAGCCTCGAGCGTCAGCTTAAACGGCGACTAAAGGATCGCCTGTTACATCAGCATTGGCGCGACCCAGCAAGGCATGCTTACTTTCGCACTGCCATCAAGCATAACGAGGTTTTTCGACTATTTGGAAGAATCGAAGAGCTGGTACCTGAACATCAAAAGGTCTGA